One Hyphomicrobium album genomic window carries:
- a CDS encoding cytochrome c: MRIVLLPLLCTLILCAAARGEDAALTLKLGAEEQRFTAAELLARPDAATISIPDDVSYKRTMTYRAVPLLALIGDTPDPAVDTLEARAADGFVSQVPMALVEKGAKGGSVAWIAVEDRAAPWPPLPGKDVSAGPFYLVWEHPERSGVGTELWPYQTVALTGTESPPHRWPQMAVDATLPADDPARLGQQVFTTQCMPCHRMKGAGAADVGPDLGQPMNPTRYLTRDGLRALIRNPKAVRTWPQQQMPAFDVKALPDADLDAVIAYLTAMAPR, from the coding sequence ATGCGCATTGTCTTGCTGCCACTGCTCTGCACGCTGATCCTGTGCGCCGCGGCGCGCGGCGAGGACGCGGCGCTGACGCTTAAGCTCGGCGCCGAGGAGCAGCGCTTCACCGCCGCCGAGCTGCTGGCGCGACCGGATGCAGCGACCATCTCTATTCCCGACGATGTCTCCTACAAGCGGACGATGACCTATCGCGCCGTGCCGCTGCTGGCGTTGATCGGCGATACGCCAGACCCGGCAGTCGACACGCTCGAAGCGCGCGCGGCGGACGGCTTCGTCTCGCAGGTGCCGATGGCGCTGGTCGAGAAGGGTGCGAAGGGCGGCAGCGTCGCGTGGATCGCGGTGGAGGACAGGGCCGCGCCGTGGCCGCCGCTGCCGGGCAAGGATGTCTCCGCCGGGCCGTTCTATCTGGTGTGGGAGCATCCGGAGCGGTCGGGCGTCGGCACCGAGCTGTGGCCTTATCAGACCGTGGCGTTGACCGGCACGGAGTCTCCGCCGCATCGCTGGCCGCAGATGGCGGTCGACGCGACGCTGCCGGCCGACGACCCGGCGCGCCTCGGCCAGCAGGTGTTCACGACCCAATGCATGCCCTGCCACCGCATGAAGGGTGCGGGCGCCGCCGACGTGGGTCCGGACCTCGGCCAGCCGATGAACCCGACGCGGTATCTGACGCGGGATGGCCTGCGCGCGCTGATCCGCAATCCCAAGGCAGTGCGCACCTGGCCGCAGCAACAGATGCCGGCGTTCGACGTCAAGGCGTTGCCCGACGCCGACCTCGACGCCGTCATCGCCTATCTGACAGCGATGGCTCCGCGCTAG
- a CDS encoding OprD family outer membrane porin: MHAKLQPRAASRAALMVGMLLLTATGAIRPARADQDDDAERVPSSAADIYSPIQRTFQHQVPLPGGPQRPFANVPADDGPVLMQDVKDRLRFAGPFWRDLKVALYFRTHELDRNNSSGPPSNAWAGGSALAFRTGYLDDWLQFEAAGATSQPLHAPAGEGGTLLLTDNQAEVSSFAVANAKLRGLGQELTVGRQLIKTPYINPQDNRMLPNAVEGTVLMRRRDEAETFDYGIGYLWGFKARDSSYFVPFSEELGVTEDRGVLAGGAKVVPIPGLTIGAVDYLIADVVNTTFAEADWIIPDGAMTYRLSANYTDQRTVGENLLGGAPYATGQVSARVAASYREATLLAAASNNGDEAALVGPFGSFPAYTVLDQLNFNDAGQKTFVVGAAYDFSRIIFDGLKLQTRYGWSWDAIDASGGPRQNEYNIELEYLPTAGPFENVHVQIFYSAVEFPDNPPGETQQPQVRGMVTYLVPLL; this comes from the coding sequence ATGCACGCCAAGCTGCAGCCGCGCGCCGCGTCGCGGGCTGCGTTGATGGTGGGCATGCTGCTGTTGACCGCGACGGGCGCCATCCGACCGGCCAGGGCCGATCAGGACGACGACGCCGAGCGCGTCCCGTCAAGTGCGGCCGACATCTATAGCCCCATCCAGCGGACCTTCCAGCACCAGGTGCCACTGCCCGGAGGGCCGCAGAGACCGTTCGCCAATGTGCCTGCCGACGATGGGCCGGTGCTGATGCAGGACGTGAAGGACCGCCTGCGCTTTGCCGGACCGTTCTGGCGCGACCTGAAGGTCGCCCTCTACTTCCGGACGCACGAGCTCGACCGCAACAATTCTTCGGGGCCCCCGTCGAATGCGTGGGCCGGTGGTTCGGCACTCGCCTTCCGCACGGGCTATCTCGACGATTGGCTGCAGTTCGAGGCGGCCGGCGCCACGTCGCAGCCGCTGCATGCGCCGGCCGGCGAGGGGGGCACCCTGCTGCTCACCGACAACCAGGCGGAGGTTTCGTCGTTCGCCGTCGCCAACGCCAAGCTGCGCGGGCTGGGACAAGAGCTCACCGTCGGCCGCCAGCTCATCAAGACGCCCTACATCAATCCGCAGGACAACCGCATGCTGCCGAATGCGGTGGAGGGTACGGTGCTCATGCGGCGGCGCGACGAGGCGGAGACGTTCGACTACGGGATCGGCTACCTGTGGGGCTTCAAGGCGCGCGACAGCTCCTACTTCGTCCCGTTCTCCGAGGAGCTCGGCGTCACCGAGGATCGCGGCGTGCTTGCCGGCGGCGCCAAGGTGGTGCCGATCCCTGGCCTGACGATAGGTGCCGTCGACTATCTCATCGCCGACGTGGTCAACACGACGTTCGCGGAAGCGGACTGGATCATTCCCGATGGAGCGATGACGTATCGGCTGAGCGCCAACTACACGGACCAGCGCACGGTGGGGGAGAATTTGCTCGGCGGCGCGCCCTATGCGACGGGGCAGGTTTCCGCCCGGGTCGCGGCGAGCTATCGCGAGGCGACACTGCTCGCGGCTGCGTCGAACAACGGCGACGAGGCGGCGCTCGTGGGCCCGTTCGGCAGCTTTCCCGCCTATACCGTGCTCGACCAGCTCAATTTCAACGACGCGGGCCAGAAGACGTTCGTCGTCGGTGCGGCGTACGATTTCTCGCGCATCATTTTCGATGGGCTGAAGCTGCAGACGCGCTACGGCTGGTCCTGGGACGCGATCGATGCGAGCGGCGGCCCGCGCCAGAACGAGTACAACATCGAGCTCGAGTATTTGCCGACGGCGGGTCCGTTCGAGAACGTCCACGTGCAGATCTTCTATTCGGCCGTCGAGTTTCCGGACAATCCGCCGGGCGAGACGCAGCAGCCGCAGGTGCGCGGCATGGTCACGTATCTCGTGCCGCTGCTCTAG
- a CDS encoding adenine phosphoribosyltransferase — protein sequence MGDLRQLVRTIPDYPKPGILFRDVTTLMGDAKGFKAAVEGMAAPYLNDNIDAVAGIEARGFILGGAVADRLSCGFIPIRKKGKLPWKTIGQQYSLEYGVDIIEIHADAIKPGERILIVDDLIATGGTAEAAAKLISRTGGLVAGPAFLVDLPDLGGLDLLRSHGIRTHALLAFEGH from the coding sequence TTGGGCGATTTGCGGCAGCTTGTACGTACGATTCCGGATTACCCGAAGCCGGGCATCCTGTTCCGGGACGTGACGACGCTGATGGGCGATGCCAAGGGCTTCAAGGCGGCCGTCGAAGGCATGGCGGCGCCCTACCTGAACGACAACATCGATGCGGTGGCGGGCATCGAGGCGCGGGGCTTCATTCTGGGCGGCGCCGTGGCGGACCGGCTGTCGTGCGGCTTCATCCCCATCCGCAAGAAGGGCAAGCTGCCGTGGAAGACCATCGGGCAGCAGTATTCGCTGGAGTACGGCGTCGACATCATCGAGATCCACGCCGATGCCATCAAGCCGGGCGAACGCATCCTCATCGTCGACGACCTGATCGCCACCGGCGGCACGGCGGAGGCCGCGGCCAAGCTCATCAGCCGCACGGGGGGGCTCGTGGCGGGGCCGGCGTTTCTCGTCGATCTCCCAGATTTGGGCGGTCTCGACCTGTTGCGCAGCCACGGCATCCGCACCCATGCGCTGCTGGCCTTCGAAGGCCATTGA
- a CDS encoding WD40 repeat domain-containing protein produces the protein MRRPAIFLTALTACVALAMAEAVGEQYQQFGDAQSADLDLLNRSSDGTRELRRSEGKAYDIEVWDTEAKKTLGAITGLSGVVNVANLSPDGTKVVTAERTGIVGLWDAATGKQIRLLRGHEDQIHDARFSPDGTTIASAARDGTARTWDAETGAQIVGHKQSGGSYVDAVSFSPDGRWVLSSGNGWVDIWNARTGDVHSSTRIGPEDEGAFTTFARFSPDGKAIVVMDDDKPKDQIPLVMPLPRN, from the coding sequence ATGCGCCGCCCTGCCATCTTCCTAACCGCCCTGACCGCGTGTGTCGCCCTCGCCATGGCAGAGGCAGTCGGCGAGCAGTACCAACAGTTCGGCGACGCTCAATCCGCCGATCTCGATCTCCTGAACAGGAGCAGCGACGGGACCCGCGAGCTGAGACGAAGTGAGGGCAAGGCCTACGACATCGAGGTGTGGGACACAGAGGCGAAGAAGACCCTGGGCGCCATCACCGGCCTGTCAGGTGTGGTCAACGTGGCGAACCTCAGTCCGGACGGAACGAAGGTCGTCACTGCCGAACGCACGGGCATCGTCGGACTGTGGGACGCCGCAACCGGCAAGCAGATCCGCTTGCTGCGCGGGCACGAGGACCAGATTCACGACGCGCGTTTCAGTCCGGACGGGACGACGATCGCGAGCGCCGCACGCGATGGGACGGCGCGGACGTGGGACGCCGAGACCGGTGCGCAGATCGTCGGGCACAAGCAGTCGGGCGGAAGCTACGTCGATGCGGTCTCGTTCAGCCCCGACGGGCGATGGGTGCTGTCGTCGGGTAACGGGTGGGTCGATATCTGGAATGCGCGAACGGGCGACGTTCACTCCTCGACGAGGATCGGCCCCGAGGACGAAGGCGCCTTCACGACGTTTGCCCGCTTCAGCCCGGACGGCAAAGCTATTGTCGTCATGGACGACGATAAGCCGAAGGATCAGATCCCCCTCGTAATGCCGCTGCCGCGGAATTAG
- a CDS encoding ketopantoate reductase family protein has product MRVVILGAGGVGGYVGARLIEAGTDVTFLAREKRAQELASQGLALKSPLGDFAGRVKVVRPGDKPADQPDAVLLSCKEPALESALAAVAPLLQPGTRLLPLLNGVRHIDMLAERFPETLLLGGIIHGAANLRPDGVIEHLSSFMTVITGPVASSSDPVATEIVDRLKSAGVDAYATHEIRQDMWNKFLFLAAFAGITSLMRASIGIILASDSGRERILRLLEETRSVAVAEGFAPPDTLMDEYRALLTEPGSPLTSSMLRDIDAGRRTEGAHILGDMLARARKHELATPVLAVAAAHVEAYERRLDAAT; this is encoded by the coding sequence ATGCGCGTCGTCATTCTCGGAGCGGGTGGCGTCGGCGGCTACGTCGGCGCGCGGCTGATCGAGGCCGGCACCGACGTGACGTTCCTCGCGCGTGAGAAACGCGCGCAGGAGCTTGCCTCGCAGGGCCTCGCGCTCAAGAGCCCGCTCGGCGATTTCGCTGGACGTGTCAAAGTGGTTCGTCCCGGCGACAAACCCGCCGACCAACCCGACGCGGTCTTGCTGTCGTGCAAGGAGCCGGCGCTCGAGTCCGCACTCGCTGCGGTCGCGCCGCTGCTGCAGCCAGGCACGCGCCTCCTGCCGCTGCTCAACGGCGTACGCCACATCGACATGCTGGCCGAGCGCTTCCCGGAGACGCTGCTCCTCGGCGGCATCATCCACGGCGCCGCCAACCTGCGCCCCGATGGGGTTATCGAGCATCTGTCGTCGTTCATGACCGTCATCACCGGGCCGGTCGCCTCGTCCAGCGACCCCGTGGCGACGGAGATCGTCGATCGGCTGAAGTCTGCCGGCGTCGATGCCTACGCCACGCACGAGATCCGCCAGGACATGTGGAACAAGTTCCTGTTCCTCGCCGCATTTGCCGGCATCACCTCGCTGATGCGCGCCAGCATCGGCATCATCCTGGCGTCGGACAGCGGACGCGAGCGAATCCTGCGGCTGCTGGAGGAAACACGCTCCGTCGCCGTAGCCGAAGGCTTCGCGCCGCCGGACACGCTCATGGACGAATACCGCGCGCTCCTCACCGAGCCGGGATCGCCGCTCACCTCGTCGATGCTGCGCGACATCGATGCGGGCCGGCGCACGGAGGGCGCGCACATTCTCGGCGACATGCTGGCGCGCGCCCGCAAACATGAATTGGCTACGCCGGTGCTGGCCGTTGCTGCGGCGCACGTCGAGGCCTACGAGCGGCGGCTCGACGCGGCAACCTAG
- a CDS encoding YARHG domain-containing protein, producing the protein MYASRLVAAALGLACGLGVVASTAHAVPVDALSCKQLWVKRNQIYKANGYCFKTSKAINYFGNAGCYVDDMSDVSLSKMEMQRVMTYKHWETVNGC; encoded by the coding sequence ATGTACGCCAGTCGCCTCGTCGCGGCCGCCCTCGGGCTCGCCTGCGGTCTGGGCGTCGTCGCCTCGACGGCACATGCCGTGCCCGTCGATGCGCTCAGTTGCAAGCAGCTCTGGGTGAAGCGTAACCAGATCTACAAGGCCAACGGCTACTGCTTCAAGACGAGCAAGGCCATCAACTACTTCGGCAACGCCGGCTGCTATGTCGACGACATGAGCGACGTGTCACTGTCGAAGATGGAGATGCAGCGCGTCATGACCTACAAGCACTGGGAAACGGTCAACGGCTGCTGA
- a CDS encoding class II aldolase/adducin family protein, whose translation MKKSKTKPKARDAEKVARQVVIDAALAMSGSGLSPGRSGNVSCRWKGGMLITPTGMAYAEIRPRDIVFVNAKGNVPDKKSRKPSSEWRFHLAAYHARPDVKAVVHTHSLNATVLACAHKPIPAFHYMVAVGGGNDIPLVPYDTFGTDELAQFVATGLAQRNACLMANHGQIAIGANLGAALELAREVEVLAEQYVKVLTLGGEPHILPEDEMARVLERFKSYGQNAQG comes from the coding sequence GTGAAAAAGAGCAAAACAAAACCCAAAGCCAGGGATGCCGAGAAGGTGGCGCGGCAGGTGGTGATCGACGCCGCGCTGGCGATGAGCGGCTCTGGCCTGTCGCCGGGTCGCTCGGGCAACGTCTCGTGCCGCTGGAAGGGCGGCATGCTCATCACGCCGACCGGCATGGCGTATGCGGAGATCCGTCCGCGCGACATCGTCTTCGTCAATGCGAAGGGCAACGTGCCCGACAAGAAATCGCGCAAGCCGTCGAGCGAGTGGCGCTTCCATCTCGCCGCCTATCACGCACGTCCCGACGTGAAAGCCGTGGTGCACACGCATTCGCTCAACGCGACGGTCCTGGCCTGCGCGCACAAACCGATCCCGGCGTTTCACTACATGGTCGCGGTGGGCGGAGGGAACGACATTCCCCTCGTGCCGTACGACACATTCGGCACCGATGAGCTGGCGCAGTTCGTCGCCACTGGGCTCGCGCAGCGCAACGCCTGCCTGATGGCGAACCATGGGCAGATTGCCATTGGCGCCAACCTGGGGGCGGCGCTCGAGTTGGCGCGCGAGGTCGAAGTGCTGGCCGAGCAGTACGTGAAGGTGCTGACGCTCGGCGGCGAGCCGCACATTCTTCCCGAGGACGAGATGGCGCGGGTGCTAGAGCGCTTCAAGAGCTACGGGCAGAACGCGCAGGGATAA
- the mtnA gene encoding S-methyl-5-thioribose-1-phosphate isomerase, producing the protein MKIKGKAYRTIWLAPDGWSVEVIDQTRLPHEFSVIPLKSAEDAARAILSMQVRGAPLIGATAAYGLAMAIRQDASDEAIDKAVEFLAKQRPTAINLRWALEEMRRAVQNLPREERVAAAYKRAADICDEDVETCRLIGVHGKALIDDIARTKGNGEKIEVLTHCNAGWLACVDWGTATSPIYQAHDAGVPLHVWVDETRPRNQGASLTAYELGSHGVPHTIVVDNAGGHLMQHGKVDLVIVGTDRVAANGDVANKIGTYLKALAAKDNNVPFYVALPHSTIDWALQEGLSIPIEERSADEVLKMPGRLADGSVVTVEIAAPGSPAGNPAFDVTPARLVTGFITERGVCPATREGLLSLYPERAGE; encoded by the coding sequence ATGAAGATCAAGGGCAAGGCTTACCGGACGATCTGGCTCGCCCCCGACGGATGGTCGGTGGAGGTCATCGACCAGACGCGGCTGCCGCACGAGTTCTCCGTCATTCCGCTGAAGTCGGCCGAGGACGCTGCGCGCGCGATCCTGTCGATGCAGGTGCGCGGCGCGCCGTTGATCGGCGCCACGGCCGCCTACGGCCTCGCCATGGCCATCCGCCAGGACGCCTCCGACGAGGCGATCGACAAGGCCGTCGAGTTCCTGGCAAAGCAGCGGCCCACCGCCATCAACCTGCGCTGGGCTCTGGAGGAGATGCGCCGCGCCGTGCAGAACCTGCCGCGCGAGGAGCGCGTCGCCGCCGCCTACAAGCGCGCCGCCGACATTTGTGACGAGGATGTCGAGACCTGCCGGCTGATCGGCGTCCACGGCAAGGCGCTGATCGACGATATCGCCCGAACCAAGGGCAACGGCGAGAAGATCGAGGTGCTGACCCACTGCAACGCCGGCTGGCTCGCCTGCGTCGACTGGGGCACGGCCACGTCGCCCATCTACCAGGCGCATGACGCCGGCGTGCCGCTGCATGTTTGGGTCGACGAGACCCGCCCGCGCAATCAGGGCGCCTCGCTGACCGCATATGAGCTCGGCAGCCACGGCGTGCCGCACACCATCGTCGTCGACAACGCCGGCGGCCATCTCATGCAGCACGGCAAGGTGGACCTCGTCATCGTCGGCACCGACCGCGTTGCCGCCAACGGCGACGTGGCGAACAAGATCGGCACCTATCTCAAGGCCTTGGCGGCAAAAGATAATAACGTGCCGTTCTACGTGGCGCTGCCGCACTCGACCATCGACTGGGCGCTGCAGGAGGGGCTGTCGATCCCCATCGAGGAGCGCTCGGCGGACGAGGTATTGAAGATGCCGGGACGGCTGGCGGACGGCAGCGTCGTCACGGTGGAGATTGCCGCGCCCGGCTCGCCGGCCGGCAACCCGGCGTTCGACGTTACCCCGGCGCGTCTCGTGACCGGCTTCATCACCGAGCGGGGCGTCTGTCCGGCGACGCGGGAGGGACTTCTGTCGCTCTATCCCGAGCGGGCCGGGGAGTAG
- a CDS encoding AraC family transcriptional regulator, with product MDDPLSQVIALLRPRTVFSKVISGAGRWAVRYADFGQPSFCTVLNGSCRLAVDGHETITLEAGDFVLLPKTPGFTMSGFEPATPVRIDPNAAAVATDELRHGTPEGDPDVRLLGGYFVFESPDAGLLVSLLPALVHVRGAQRLSTMVRFVGEETREQRPGRDLILSRLVDVMLVEALRSMQGEAAPPGLLHGLGDARLAVAMRSMHAEPARPWTVEELAKAAAMSRSAFFDRFTRAVGVAPMEYLLAWRMALAKDLLRREDVGIAEVAERVGYGSASTFSTAFSRHVGLPPGQYAREQRAAVAA from the coding sequence ATGGATGATCCCCTCTCGCAAGTCATCGCCCTGCTGCGACCGCGCACGGTGTTCTCGAAGGTCATAAGCGGGGCCGGTCGCTGGGCCGTACGCTATGCCGACTTCGGGCAGCCGAGCTTCTGCACCGTGCTCAACGGAAGCTGCCGGCTGGCGGTGGACGGTCACGAAACAATCACGCTCGAAGCGGGAGATTTCGTACTGCTGCCAAAGACCCCAGGGTTCACGATGTCGGGGTTCGAGCCGGCGACACCGGTGCGTATAGATCCGAACGCCGCTGCAGTAGCGACGGACGAGCTGCGCCATGGCACGCCCGAAGGCGATCCCGACGTGCGCCTGCTCGGCGGCTACTTCGTTTTCGAATCTCCGGATGCAGGATTGTTGGTGTCGCTGCTGCCAGCGCTGGTGCACGTGCGCGGGGCGCAGCGGCTTTCCACGATGGTGCGGTTCGTCGGGGAGGAGACGCGGGAGCAGAGGCCGGGTCGCGACCTGATACTGTCGCGCCTCGTCGACGTGATGCTAGTCGAGGCTTTGCGGTCGATGCAAGGCGAGGCCGCGCCGCCCGGGCTGCTGCACGGATTGGGCGATGCGCGGCTGGCGGTGGCGATGCGGAGCATGCACGCCGAGCCGGCGCGTCCGTGGACCGTCGAAGAGCTCGCCAAGGCGGCGGCAATGTCGCGTTCAGCCTTCTTCGACCGCTTCACGCGCGCGGTCGGGGTGGCACCGATGGAGTACCTGCTCGCCTGGCGGATGGCGCTGGCAAAGGATCTTCTGCGACGAGAGGACGTTGGAATCGCCGAGGTGGCCGAGCGGGTCGGCTATGGCTCGGCGAGCACGTTCAGCACTGCTTTCAGCCGTCATGTGGGATTGCCGCCAGGCCAATACGCCCGCGAGCAAAGGGCAGCGGTTGCAGCCTGA
- a CDS encoding TonB family protein, which translates to MRRTLLAIIALLSCHCVSFAQQQAKDQDGPPPLNFAPPPLTPEQQAEVVKYRTYLSSFIGGQIDMAEVGALVKEAGGMLQVNSVRFKIRIGPSGQLLSRRIEMSCGYEPLDAVFLSALDRAKPFAPPPAFSPSPAEEVDATFTIVSAAAPPPQ; encoded by the coding sequence ATGCGACGGACATTGTTGGCGATCATCGCCCTCCTGAGCTGCCATTGCGTCAGCTTCGCCCAACAGCAGGCGAAAGACCAAGACGGGCCGCCGCCGCTCAACTTCGCGCCGCCGCCGTTGACCCCGGAGCAGCAGGCCGAGGTGGTCAAATACCGTACCTATCTGTCGAGTTTCATTGGCGGGCAGATCGACATGGCCGAGGTGGGCGCTCTCGTGAAGGAGGCCGGCGGCATGCTGCAAGTCAACAGCGTGCGGTTCAAGATTAGGATCGGCCCCTCGGGCCAGCTGCTCTCCCGCCGCATCGAGATGAGCTGCGGGTACGAGCCGCTCGACGCCGTGTTCCTCTCCGCACTGGATCGCGCCAAACCATTTGCCCCGCCACCAGCATTCTCCCCCTCGCCGGCGGAGGAGGTCGACGCGACCTTTACGATCGTCAGCGCTGCGGCGCCGCCGCCGCAATAG
- the pip gene encoding prolyl aminopeptidase, whose amino-acid sequence MPDQATQAEPLRPFDARMLSVGDGHWLYVEEVGRADGIPAIFLHGGPGSGSQHLHRRLFDASRFHAFLFDQRGAGRSHPYLSLEANTTQHLIADIEAIRTHFGIERWLVVGGSWGSTLAIAYAEAHPERVTGLVMRAIFLGTRAEVVWAFVDGPRLFRPELYADFVAQLPENERADPLAAYLRRLADPDPAVQVPAAQTWAAYERALSELAPANVRLSPPVGRSERPPPTAIVEGHYIRNDFFLAPDQLLREAHRLEGIPGVIVQGRYDLLCPPKAAYALSAAWGNCELQVIDKAGHAISEPGVMQALAAAVAKLGNRR is encoded by the coding sequence ATGCCCGATCAAGCGACACAGGCCGAGCCGCTACGCCCGTTCGATGCGCGCATGTTGAGTGTGGGCGATGGGCATTGGCTGTACGTCGAGGAGGTCGGCCGCGCCGACGGCATTCCAGCAATATTCCTGCACGGCGGACCGGGCAGCGGCTCGCAGCATTTGCACCGGCGGTTGTTCGACGCTAGTCGCTTTCACGCGTTCCTGTTCGATCAGCGCGGCGCAGGGCGTAGCCATCCATACTTGTCGCTCGAAGCCAACACCACGCAGCATCTCATCGCCGACATCGAAGCGATCCGCACGCACTTCGGTATCGAACGCTGGCTGGTGGTGGGCGGCTCGTGGGGCTCGACGCTGGCGATCGCCTACGCCGAGGCGCACCCGGAGCGCGTCACCGGCCTTGTAATGCGCGCGATCTTTCTCGGCACCCGCGCCGAGGTGGTGTGGGCGTTTGTCGATGGACCGCGGTTGTTCCGTCCCGAGCTCTATGCCGACTTCGTCGCGCAGCTTCCCGAGAACGAGAGGGCCGACCCGCTGGCTGCCTACCTGCGACGCCTCGCCGATCCCGATCCGGCGGTGCAGGTCCCGGCGGCGCAGACGTGGGCGGCGTACGAGCGGGCGCTGTCGGAGCTGGCTCCGGCGAACGTGCGGCTGTCGCCGCCGGTGGGACGCAGCGAGCGGCCGCCCCCGACGGCAATCGTCGAGGGACATTACATCCGCAACGACTTCTTCCTCGCGCCCGATCAGCTGTTGCGCGAGGCGCATCGCCTCGAGGGCATTCCAGGCGTCATCGTGCAGGGCCGCTACGACCTATTGTGCCCGCCCAAGGCCGCCTATGCGCTCAGCGCGGCGTGGGGCAATTGCGAGCTGCAGGTCATCGACAAGGCGGGGCACGCCATCAGCGAGCCCGGCGTCATGCAGGCGCTAGCCGCTGCGGTCGCCAAGCTGGGCAACCGGCGCTGA
- a CDS encoding DMP19 family protein, translating into MAPSQKKSTDPKDIKVIIPSYSKDVSDNGCRVRASPQEAFTGPDVDIRHVPFAELISETIGRYSVHASLDAPEKFNASLADLDPDTRTLVFLDVLRDNLGRDGLHTFFFMGVARHAPAIGDALETAGLKREHDLFTLALAMFGPDYPVDEDRRVAFFSYSSLDTPMNDFDERMLEIAQSFGDREAFGKVMVAFIERKPALWQRIEGQRARLGETARLRYLNQALLDRLQMWGKPDVEAAPALAALPLEQRTLAALSVFNAEFENGGVHQFFYNSSGVIAPEVHAALLEIGLERQAAIFKKGLDMLPGTYIRDTEKRRDKFFSHSGWSPWDEKLQKLTDEFYALDGGPTVVRVGDSSAIAGGPDLWSAMTIYAREKKLLPC; encoded by the coding sequence GTGGCACCCTCACAAAAGAAGAGCACCGACCCCAAGGACATCAAGGTCATCATCCCGTCCTACTCCAAGGACGTGAGCGACAACGGCTGCCGCGTGCGCGCCAGTCCGCAAGAAGCCTTCACGGGACCCGATGTCGACATCCGCCACGTGCCGTTCGCCGAGCTGATCAGCGAGACGATCGGCCGCTATTCGGTGCACGCCTCCCTCGACGCTCCGGAGAAATTCAACGCCTCTCTCGCCGACCTCGACCCCGACACGCGGACGCTCGTGTTTCTCGACGTCCTGCGCGACAATCTCGGCCGCGACGGCCTGCACACGTTCTTCTTCATGGGTGTCGCGCGCCACGCTCCGGCAATAGGCGATGCGCTGGAAACCGCCGGCCTCAAGCGTGAGCACGACCTGTTCACGCTGGCCCTGGCGATGTTCGGCCCGGACTATCCCGTCGACGAAGACAGGCGCGTCGCCTTCTTCTCCTATTCCTCCCTCGACACCCCGATGAACGACTTCGACGAGCGCATGCTGGAGATCGCGCAATCGTTCGGCGACCGCGAAGCGTTCGGCAAGGTCATGGTCGCCTTCATAGAGCGCAAGCCCGCACTATGGCAGCGTATCGAAGGCCAGCGCGCACGCTTGGGCGAAACGGCGCGCCTGCGCTACCTGAACCAGGCGCTGCTCGACCGGCTGCAGATGTGGGGCAAGCCGGACGTGGAAGCGGCCCCGGCACTCGCCGCGTTGCCGCTCGAGCAGCGCACGCTCGCGGCGCTCTCGGTGTTCAACGCCGAGTTCGAGAACGGCGGCGTGCATCAGTTCTTCTACAACTCCTCGGGCGTCATCGCACCCGAGGTGCACGCGGCGCTGCTGGAGATCGGGCTGGAGCGCCAGGCGGCAATCTTCAAGAAGGGACTCGACATGCTCCCCGGCACGTATATCCGCGACACCGAGAAGCGGCGCGACAAGTTCTTCTCGCACAGCGGCTGGAGCCCGTGGGACGAGAAGCTCCAGAAGCTCACCGACGAGTTCTACGCCCTCGACGGCGGCCCCACGGTCGTGCGCGTGGGCGACAGCTCGGCCATCGCAGGCGGCCCCGATCTTTGGTCGGCCATGACCATCTACGCCCGCGAAAAAAAGCTCCTGCCGTGCTGA